A genomic region of Haliotis asinina isolate JCU_RB_2024 chromosome 1, JCU_Hal_asi_v2, whole genome shotgun sequence contains the following coding sequences:
- the LOC137285239 gene encoding putative ankyrin repeat protein RF_0381, translating into MVNTTLIEACVLGDLRRVEYILSKDTANINIGDENGVTPAMIAAQIGRRDILELLVKRGADLSLTNDEERNVLHVACMEGNMEVAKYIHSQNIIGIESTDGFETTPLMFAAVSGKIEVFSFLIRIGADVSRENANGENILHLSCRSEIVEIVNFILTQNILNVNCTGTYGTTPLMAACYGNGTVFDLLIKRGADTLAKDEDNRNILHHASRGGNEAIVNYILTQTVLDINSKTILKMTPVLFAAFEGKIDVLDLLIERGAYTTAVDYNNGNILHLSCSGGYVESVKHVLKLNIVDINSKEGDGRTAVLVAAFKGNREVFDILVKEGADLSAVDDCGDNILHLACLGENVEIVQRVLALKVVDINSRGADGMTPLLTAVACNARDVIDLLIDIGADPSVVNIYGKNILHLACQVGNEDIVKYVMSNGIVDITTKTKKGVNAAMIAMECGYSSISKLLSQGSQVE; encoded by the coding sequence ATGGTCAACACAACTCTCATTGAGGCCTGCGTACTTGGAGACCTTCGTCGAGTTGAATACATTTTGTCTAAAGATACTGCAAACATCAATATAGGCGATGAGAATGGTGTAACGCCAGCGATGATAGCGGCACAGATAGGGCGGAGGGACATACTTGAATTGCTTGTGAAGAGAGGTGCCGATTTGTCTCTAACAAATGATGAGGAAAGAAATGTCTTACACGTGGCCTGTATGGAGGGAAACATGGAGGTAGCGAAGTACATCCACTCACAGAATATCATTGGTATTGAAAGTACGGATGGCTTCGAAACCACGCCGCTGATGTTTGCAGCCGTGTCTGGAAAGATAGAAGTCTTTTCTTTCCTTATAAGAATAGGAGCTGATGTATCAAGAGAGAATGCGAATGGTGAAAATATCCTCCATTTATCCTGTCGATCAGAAATTGTAGAGATAGTGAACTTTATCCTTACACAAAACATTCTGAACGTAAACTGTACAGGGACATATGGCACGACGCCACTGATGGCAGCATGTTACGGGAATGGAACTGTGTTTGACCTTTTGATAAAGAGAGGTGCTGATACCTTAGCAAAGGATGAAGACAATAGAAATATTCTCCATCATGCAAGTCGAGGTGGAAATGAGGCTATAGTGAATTATATCTTGACACAAACAGTTTTGGACATTAATAGCAAAACTATACTTAAGATGACACCAGTGTTGTTTGCAGCATTTGAAGGGAAAATAGACGTGCTTGATCTACTAATAGAGAGAGGTGCTTATACCACAGCAGTCGATTATAATAATGGGAATATTCTCCATCTTTCCTGTTCTGGAGGATATGTGGAGAGTGTGAAACATGTCCTCAAACTAAACATTGTGGACATAAACAGTAAAGAGGGCGACGGGAGGACAGCAGTGTTGGTGGCTGCGTTTAAAGGGAACAGAGAAGTATTTGATATTCTTGTTAAAGaaggagctgatctgtcagCAGTTGATGATTgtggtgacaacatccttcacttaGCTTGTCTAGGAGAAAATGTGGAGATAGTGCAGCGTGTCCTCGCACTAAAAGTTGTGGACATAAACAGCAGAGGGGCTGATGGGATGACACCACTGTTGACTGCAGTGGCCTGTAATGCGCGAGATGTGATTGACTTACTGATAGACATTGGAGCCGATCCTTCAGTAGTTAATATTTATGGCAAGAACATCCTTCATTTGGCCTGTCAAGTAGGAAATGaggacattgtgaaatatgtgaTGTCAAATGGCATTGTAGATATAACCACCAAGACTAAGAAGGGAGTGAATGCAGCTATGATAGCGATGGAATGCGGTTATTCATCAATATCAAAACTACTGTCACAAGGCTCTCAAGTGGAGTAG